GCGCAATTCCGAGACGCTGACCTTTGCGGTCGGCAATCCCGGGAGCGAGGAGGCGCGGTTCGCCGCAAAGCTTGCCGCCGTGCTCAAGAGCGCCTCCTCGCGGCTGCGGCTGAAGATCGCCTTCAACGCCGACAACGCCAAGGCGCTGGCGCAGTTCGACCGCAGGCAGGCCGATCTCGCAGTGCTGCGCACCGACGCCTGGATTCCGCCGCGGGCGCGGGCGCTCGCGATCCTCGAGCACGATCTGGTGCTTTTGCTCGGCCCCGGAACCAAGAAGATCAAGTCGCTTTCCGACCTGAAGAAGATCCGGAAGATCGCCGTGCTCGGCGACGGCGACAGCAACCTCGCCCTCATCCGCAACATCCTCGACCTGAGGGACGCGCCCGAGATCGCCGCGCGGGTGCAGATGGCGCCGGCCGGCGCGACACTGGACAAGCTGCTCGCCCCGGCCAGCGGCTTCGGCGCGGTGATCGTGATCGCGCATGCCTCAAAGGTGATGAACGACAAGAGCTACGAGCAGTTTGCCAGGCGCGGCGGCTTCACGCTGAACGCGATCGACGAGACCAAGGCGCTGACGCGCAAGATCCCGGGCCTTTCCGAGGAGACGGTATCGACCGGCATGCTGTCGTCGTCGCCGGAAATTCCCGACGACGAACTCGACACCATCGGCGTGCAGTGGCTGTTGGTGGCGCAATCCCGGATGTCGACGTCAACCGCTGGCGAGCTTGCGCGCCTGATCTACGAGAACAAGGCGGAGCTTGCGCTCGACGACGGCTTTGCCTCACGGATCGAGCCGGCCGCGACCGACAAGGACGCCTTCATCGTCGCGCATCAGGGCGCTGCCGAATACATCAACGACGACACCAAGTCGTTCATGGACCGCTACAGCGACATGCTGTATCTCGGCGCCGCCGCGCTGAGCATCATCGGCTCGATCTTCGCGACGATCTACACCAAGGTGACGCGCATCGCGCCCGAGAAGGCCGGCGAGCTGGCGACGCGGATCCTGACCATCGGCGAGAAGATCGAGCACGCCAGGACGCTCGATGCGGTGGAGGAGCTGCAGGACGAGCTCGAAGACATCCTGCGCGGCGCGGTGATCGGCTTGCGGGACGGCACGATCTCGAGCGACGGGCTCGAGACGTTCAAGCTCGGCTATGAGCTCGTGCGCGACGAGATCGGCATGCGGCGCGATCACATCAAGCGCCATGCCGGCGAGGCGGCAGGCTGCGACGATGCGGCCCAAGGCGGCGAATACCAAGACGGCCCACACCAAGGCCGCGAACAGCAGGGCCCCGAAGACCAGCACGACGCCAGCCATGACGGCAATATCGTGGTCGTGAAGAAAGCGCAGAGCGCCTGACCCTTACTCCGCGGCGGCCTTCGGCGCGTCGCCTTGCGCGCGCGCCCTGATCTGGGCGATGGCGCGTTTCAGCGCGGCCTGCCGCGGATCGGGCATGATCGCGGCGC
This genomic interval from Bradyrhizobium sp. NP1 contains the following:
- a CDS encoding TAXI family TRAP transporter solute-binding subunit gives rise to the protein MSAEDRMSSAEQPPPRSLAVKSNRRQVLLFVLATLVLTLATVGGGRVLLRNSETLTFAVGNPGSEEARFAAKLAAVLKSASSRLRLKIAFNADNAKALAQFDRRQADLAVLRTDAWIPPRARALAILEHDLVLLLGPGTKKIKSLSDLKKIRKIAVLGDGDSNLALIRNILDLRDAPEIAARVQMAPAGATLDKLLAPASGFGAVIVIAHASKVMNDKSYEQFARRGGFTLNAIDETKALTRKIPGLSEETVSTGMLSSSPEIPDDELDTIGVQWLLVAQSRMSTSTAGELARLIYENKAELALDDGFASRIEPAATDKDAFIVAHQGAAEYINDDTKSFMDRYSDMLYLGAAALSIIGSIFATIYTKVTRIAPEKAGELATRILTIGEKIEHARTLDAVEELQDELEDILRGAVIGLRDGTISSDGLETFKLGYELVRDEIGMRRDHIKRHAGEAAGCDDAAQGGEYQDGPHQGREQQGPEDQHDASHDGNIVVVKKAQSA